One window of Steroidobacteraceae bacterium genomic DNA carries:
- the rodA gene encoding rod shape-determining protein RodA, with the protein MIYEEVDNSSVTRRTLTATARILATLRLDGALLVGIGLIAAYGLIVLYSASGQDLGMVLRASARLGLGAFAMLALAQVKPAFLRRISPWLFALGTVLLVVVDAIGYIGKGAQRWLDLGVIRFQPSEIMKIAVPMMCAWYLHERPIPLSIRSLLVCAVIIAVPAGLTVAQPDLGTGMLITIGGALLILLAGMSVRLIGALLALAVAGAYVGWNFLHDYQRQRVLTFLDPQTDPLGAGYHTIQATIAIGSGGVFGKGWMNGSQAQLEFLPERSTDFIYAVIGEEFGMVGQAILLVLYLFVVFRAIYLAMQTQDTFARLLSGSLALTFFVYVFINAGMVSGILPVVGVPLPLVSYGGTSMVTLLAGFGILMSMYSHRKLVG; encoded by the coding sequence GAGGAAGTCGACAATTCGTCGGTCACCCGACGCACGCTGACGGCCACCGCAAGAATCCTTGCGACGCTGCGCCTCGACGGCGCATTGCTGGTCGGTATCGGCCTGATTGCTGCCTATGGACTCATCGTGCTCTACAGCGCCTCGGGCCAGGATCTCGGCATGGTGCTGCGCGCGAGCGCGCGCCTGGGGCTTGGCGCCTTCGCCATGCTGGCACTGGCCCAGGTCAAACCCGCGTTCCTGCGACGCATATCACCATGGCTGTTCGCGCTCGGCACGGTGTTGCTGGTGGTGGTCGACGCGATCGGCTACATCGGCAAAGGTGCGCAGCGCTGGCTCGATCTCGGCGTGATCAGGTTCCAGCCCTCCGAGATCATGAAGATCGCCGTACCCATGATGTGCGCCTGGTACCTGCACGAGCGGCCGATCCCGCTGTCGATTCGTTCCCTGCTGGTCTGCGCCGTGATCATCGCGGTACCGGCCGGACTCACGGTGGCACAGCCCGACTTGGGCACCGGCATGTTGATCACCATAGGCGGCGCATTGCTGATCCTGCTCGCGGGCATGTCAGTGCGACTGATTGGCGCATTGCTCGCGCTCGCCGTCGCGGGCGCCTATGTCGGCTGGAATTTCCTGCACGACTATCAGCGTCAACGCGTGCTGACCTTTCTCGATCCGCAGACTGATCCGCTCGGTGCCGGCTACCACACCATCCAGGCCACCATCGCCATCGGCTCCGGTGGTGTATTCGGCAAGGGCTGGATGAATGGCAGCCAGGCGCAACTGGAATTCCTGCCCGAACGGTCCACCGATTTCATCTACGCGGTGATTGGCGAAGAATTCGGCATGGTCGGGCAGGCCATATTGCTTGTGCTCTACCTGTTCGTGGTTTTCAGGGCCATCTACCTTGCCATGCAGACGCAGGATACGTTCGCGCGGTTGTTGAGCGGCTCGCTCGCATTGACCTTCTTCGTCTACGTGTTCATCAATGCCGGCATGGTGAGCGGCATCCTGCCGGTCGTCGGAGTACCGCTGCCGCTCGTCAGCTACGGCGGCACTTCGATGGTGACCCTGTTGGCGGGCTTCGGTATCCTGATGTCCATGTACTCACATCGAAAACTGGTCGGGTAG